In Polaribacter sp. Hel_I_88, the following proteins share a genomic window:
- a CDS encoding cell wall metabolism sensor histidine kinase WalK, which produces MKLKKTYSYALWSALYLTLLSVAIATVTYYVITEHFGYITIIFSIIILFIISFFITQYRAEHFIYRRLKKLYQEVSILNVNDLKRDSATTDIDKLSKSMQKFVEGKRLEIKSLTERDSFRRDFLGNVAHELKTPLFTVQGYILTLLEGAINDKQIRMKYLDRANKGVERLVAVIKDLDMIAKLENDGLKLNTEVFNILELIQNVFDLFEMKAKKRNITLRFDKVYEFPVFVKGDIEKIEQVLINLIVNSIKYGKPNGTTILGVDDFNDKKFIVKVIDNGEGINKEHLPRLFERFYRVDQSRSREQGGSGLGLSIVKHIVEAHNQKILLKSTFGKGSEFSFTLEKPK; this is translated from the coding sequence TTGAAACTAAAAAAAACATATTCCTACGCACTTTGGTCTGCACTTTATTTAACACTGCTTAGTGTAGCTATTGCAACTGTAACATATTATGTAATAACTGAGCATTTTGGTTATATCACCATCATTTTTTCAATTATTATACTTTTTATAATTTCTTTTTTTATCACTCAATATAGAGCTGAACATTTTATATACAGAAGGTTAAAAAAATTATATCAAGAAGTATCCATTTTAAATGTAAACGACCTAAAAAGAGATTCTGCAACTACAGATATTGACAAATTATCTAAAAGTATGCAGAAATTTGTAGAAGGAAAACGATTGGAAATCAAAAGCTTAACAGAAAGAGATTCTTTTAGGCGTGATTTTCTTGGTAATGTTGCTCACGAATTAAAAACACCCTTATTTACAGTTCAAGGTTATATTCTTACCTTATTAGAAGGTGCTATTAATGATAAACAAATACGCATGAAGTATTTGGATAGAGCAAACAAAGGTGTAGAAAGATTGGTTGCTGTGATTAAAGATTTAGATATGATTGCTAAATTAGAAAACGATGGTTTAAAATTAAATACAGAGGTTTTTAATATTCTTGAATTGATTCAAAATGTGTTCGATTTATTTGAAATGAAAGCCAAAAAAAGGAACATTACGTTACGATTTGATAAAGTTTATGAATTTCCTGTTTTTGTAAAAGGTGATATTGAAAAAATTGAACAGGTTCTTATCAACCTTATTGTAAATTCTATAAAATACGGAAAACCAAATGGCACCACTATTTTAGGAGTAGATGATTTTAATGATAAAAAGTTTATTGTTAAAGTAATTGATAATGGTGAAGGTATTAATAAAGAACATTTACCACGTTTATTTGAACGTTTTTATAGAGTAGATCAAAGTAGATCTCGAGAACAAGGAGGCTCTGGCTTAGGACTTTCTATTGTAAAACATATTGTGGAAGCTCATAATCAAAAAATACTACTTAAAAGTACTTTTGGAAAAGGTTCGGAATTTTCATTTACGCTTGAAAAACCTAAATAA
- a CDS encoding response regulator transcription factor, with protein sequence MNKSDIKILLVDDEPDILEIVGYNLRNEGYQTFTAENGLEAIKSAKKNMPHLILLDIMMPEMDGIEACEKIRKIKSLENVLIAFLTARGEDYSQVAGFEAGADDYITKPIKPKVLVSKIKSLLRRLKSEKESEDSLKIGDIVIDRDEYVVYKAGEKISLPRKEFELFSLLTSRPGKVFKREVILDTVWGNEVVVGGRTIDVHIRKLREKIGDNHFKTVKGVGYKFVLLEKEK encoded by the coding sequence ATGAATAAAAGCGATATTAAAATTTTATTAGTTGATGATGAGCCAGATATTTTAGAAATTGTTGGCTACAATTTAAGAAATGAAGGCTATCAAACTTTTACTGCAGAAAATGGACTAGAAGCTATAAAATCTGCAAAAAAGAATATGCCTCATCTAATTTTATTAGATATTATGATGCCAGAAATGGATGGAATTGAAGCTTGTGAAAAAATCAGAAAAATAAAATCTCTAGAAAACGTACTCATCGCTTTTTTAACTGCAAGAGGTGAAGATTACTCTCAGGTTGCTGGTTTTGAAGCTGGAGCTGACGACTATATTACAAAACCTATAAAACCAAAGGTTTTAGTAAGTAAAATAAAGTCTTTATTAAGAAGATTAAAATCTGAAAAAGAAAGTGAAGATTCTCTTAAAATTGGAGATATTGTAATTGATAGAGATGAATATGTGGTTTATAAAGCTGGAGAAAAAATTTCGCTCCCTAGAAAAGAATTCGAACTATTTTCTTTGTTAACCTCTAGACCAGGAAAAGTTTTTAAAAGAGAGGTTATTTTAGATACAGTTTGGGGTAATGAAGTTGTTGTTGGTGGCAGAACTATTGATGTTCATATTAGAAAACTCCGAGAAAAAATTGGCGATAATCACTTTAAAACGGTAAAGGGAGTTGGCTATAAATTTGTTTTGCTAGAAAAAGAAAAGTAA
- the purD gene encoding phosphoribosylamine--glycine ligase — translation MNVLILGSGGREHAFALKLYKSNKVTQLFVAPGNAGTHAIAKNININPTDFNAVKEVVLKNDIKMVVVGPEAPLVNGVHDFFLADNELKNIPIIGPKKDGALLEGSKDFSKQFMQKHGVPTAKYKSFTKDNLNDGYVFLETLEPPFVLKADGLAAGKGVLILNSLEEAKAELEEMVSNQKFGEASSTVVIEEFLKGIELSVFVLTDGKSYKILPSAKDYKRIGEGDTGLNTGGMGAISPVPFADKVFLDKVEELVVKPTILGLQKDGIDYRGFIFIGLMNDHGNPSVVEYNVRMGDPETEVVLPRIDSDLFDLFEGVANQTLHEKSFSVSDKIATTVMLVSGGYPEAYQKNKEITGFENISESTVYHAGTTINNNKVVTSGGRVLAITSFGDTIQDALKKSYNSIDQINFENMNYRKDIGFDLM, via the coding sequence ATGAATGTACTTATTTTAGGTTCTGGAGGTAGAGAACACGCTTTTGCTTTAAAACTTTATAAAAGTAATAAAGTAACACAACTTTTTGTAGCTCCAGGAAACGCAGGAACTCATGCTATTGCCAAAAATATCAATATCAATCCAACAGATTTTAACGCAGTTAAAGAAGTTGTTTTAAAGAACGATATTAAAATGGTAGTTGTGGGGCCAGAAGCACCTTTAGTAAATGGTGTTCATGATTTCTTTTTAGCTGATAATGAATTGAAAAATATTCCAATAATTGGTCCTAAAAAAGATGGAGCTTTGTTAGAAGGTAGTAAAGATTTCTCAAAACAATTCATGCAAAAACATGGAGTTCCAACTGCAAAATATAAATCTTTTACAAAAGATAATTTAAACGATGGCTATGTTTTTTTAGAAACTTTAGAGCCACCTTTTGTTTTAAAAGCAGATGGTTTGGCTGCTGGGAAAGGCGTTTTAATCTTAAATTCTTTAGAAGAAGCAAAAGCTGAGTTAGAAGAAATGGTTTCGAATCAAAAATTTGGAGAAGCTTCATCTACAGTGGTTATCGAAGAGTTTTTAAAAGGAATTGAGCTTTCTGTTTTTGTTTTGACAGATGGAAAAAGCTATAAAATTTTACCATCAGCAAAAGATTATAAAAGAATTGGAGAAGGAGATACAGGTCTAAATACTGGTGGAATGGGTGCAATTTCTCCTGTACCTTTTGCAGACAAAGTTTTTTTAGATAAAGTTGAAGAACTAGTAGTAAAACCTACCATTTTAGGTTTACAAAAAGACGGAATTGATTATAGAGGCTTTATTTTTATTGGTTTGATGAATGATCATGGAAATCCATCTGTGGTTGAATATAATGTAAGAATGGGCGATCCTGAAACTGAAGTTGTTTTGCCAAGAATAGATTCAGATTTATTTGATTTGTTTGAAGGTGTTGCAAATCAAACCTTACATGAAAAATCGTTTTCTGTGTCAGATAAAATTGCAACAACTGTAATGTTGGTGTCTGGTGGTTACCCAGAAGCTTATCAAAAAAATAAAGAAATTACAGGTTTTGAAAATATTAGCGAATCTACTGTATATCATGCAGGAACTACTATTAATAATAATAAAGTAGTTACAAGTGGAGGTAGAGTTTTGGCAATAACGTCTTTTGGAGACACCATTCAAGATGCTTTAAAAAAGAGTTACAATAGTATTGATCAAATCAATTTTGAAAACATGAATTACAGAAAAGATATTGGTTTCGATTTAATGTAA